In Candidatus Omnitrophota bacterium, a single window of DNA contains:
- the rfbG gene encoding CDP-glucose 4,6-dehydratase has product MENKKIDSIFKNIYQGKKVLVTGDTGFKGSLLSIWLTLLGADVTGFSSYLPSKPCLFSVCGVDKLVNHIDGDVRDYEFLKKIFTKNNFDFVFHLAAQPIVNVAYLNPKETFAINVLGTVNILECIRNFSKDTIAIIITSDKCYKNMGWSWGYRETDHLGGWDPYSASKACAELVCEAYFKSYAEDSKHGFRMATARAGNVIGGGDWALNRIIPDCVRAWSENKVVCVRNPQATRPWQHVLEPLSGYLWLGQRVSESRKLNGESFNFGPDYKVSESVGELIKLFSENFGGSNKWKYLPKKSGSKESLFLKVSSDKALKSLNWYAVLTFPESIKMTAEWYEKYYKDKNKNMLDFTIGQIEYYISKAQGLKLAWAKV; this is encoded by the coding sequence ATGGAAAATAAAAAAATTGACTCAATTTTTAAGAATATTTATCAGGGAAAAAAGGTTTTAGTCACAGGCGACACGGGTTTTAAAGGCTCGCTACTTTCCATTTGGCTGACATTATTAGGTGCTGATGTTACGGGATTTTCTAGTTACCTGCCTTCTAAACCGTGTTTATTTTCCGTATGCGGGGTGGACAAGCTTGTTAATCATATAGATGGTGATGTCCGTGATTATGAGTTTTTAAAGAAGATCTTTACTAAAAATAACTTTGATTTTGTTTTCCATTTAGCTGCGCAACCTATTGTGAACGTGGCTTATCTTAACCCGAAAGAAACCTTTGCAATCAATGTTTTAGGAACGGTTAATATTTTAGAATGTATACGTAATTTTTCAAAAGATACAATCGCTATAATCATAACCAGTGATAAGTGCTATAAAAACATGGGTTGGAGTTGGGGATACAGGGAAACCGATCATCTTGGAGGTTGGGATCCTTATAGCGCATCAAAGGCCTGTGCTGAATTAGTTTGTGAAGCTTATTTTAAATCTTATGCTGAAGATTCAAAACATGGTTTTAGAATGGCTACGGCAAGGGCTGGTAATGTAATCGGAGGAGGGGATTGGGCTTTAAATAGGATTATCCCGGATTGCGTCAGGGCGTGGAGTGAGAATAAGGTGGTATGTGTAAGAAATCCTCAAGCTACGAGGCCATGGCAGCATGTCCTTGAGCCGTTAAGCGGATATTTATGGTTAGGCCAAAGGGTCTCGGAGTCCAGGAAGTTAAATGGTGAATCTTTTAATTTTGGCCCGGATTATAAGGTAAGCGAGTCAGTGGGAGAACTTATTAAGCTATTTTCAGAAAATTTTGGTGGAAGTAATAAATGGAAATACCTACCGAAAAAAAGCGGATCAAAAGAAAGTTTGTTTTTAAAAGTATCCAGCGATAAAGCTTTAAAATCTTTGAATTGGTATGCTGTGTTGACTTTTCCGGAGAGCATAAAGATGACTGCTGAGTGGTATGAGAAATACTACAAAGATAAAAATAAAAATATGTTGGATTTTACAATAGGACAGATAGAATATTATATTTCTAAGGCGCAAGGGCTTAAGCTTGCCTGGGCGAAAGTCTAA
- a CDS encoding radical SAM protein: MKKIKKVLLFIPPAITFKDRIDINPLPPLGLGYLGAILEENGIGVKIVDCLIEGWDNRIKVTDDLIRIGLSFEDIEKIIRHYSPDIVGVNNLFTKQRENAHKIYSIAKKVNRDIITVAGGAHPTVMPELVLADKNVDYVVIGEGDWTIIELVHLIEGEADILALDGVGYRENGEIKIIPKTRFIENLDILPFPAWHLLNMEKYFGLEASHGNRRRKRFSPIITSRGCPAQCTFCSAYAVWGRGFRYRSAENVIQELKRLKQTYGIEEIMFEDDNLTLNPKRAEEIFDLMISEHLNMEWDTPNGIAAWTLNENLLDKMKASGCRGLNFALESGNQYVLDTIIKKPLNLGKVKPLVRYAKRIGLDVGIFLVVGMPGETEEQIWDSFRMAAELGIYTPHISIATPYPGSELYDLCKERQLFRPDFSLDDLYIRSFSISTDGLGTQKLKKILADGQQFLLISFLKNKPFVFFKVCMVKLLRNPGVFIKKILNFIRLKDWAKLR, translated from the coding sequence ATGAAAAAGATAAAAAAAGTTTTATTATTTATTCCACCAGCCATAACCTTTAAAGATAGGATAGACATAAATCCTCTGCCGCCATTAGGGTTGGGATATTTGGGAGCAATTCTTGAAGAAAATGGCATTGGAGTAAAAATAGTTGATTGTTTGATTGAGGGTTGGGATAACCGAATTAAAGTAACAGATGACTTAATACGGATTGGCCTTTCGTTTGAAGATATTGAAAAGATCATCCGGCATTATTCTCCGGATATAGTAGGGGTTAATAATTTATTTACGAAACAACGTGAAAATGCGCATAAAATCTATTCAATCGCTAAAAAAGTTAACAGGGATATTATAACGGTTGCTGGAGGAGCGCATCCTACGGTGATGCCAGAGTTGGTTCTTGCTGATAAGAATGTTGATTATGTGGTTATAGGAGAGGGAGATTGGACTATAATTGAGCTTGTACATTTGATTGAAGGAGAAGCTGATATTCTTGCTCTCGATGGGGTTGGTTATAGAGAAAACGGAGAAATTAAAATTATACCCAAAACCAGGTTTATTGAAAATTTAGATATTTTGCCTTTTCCAGCTTGGCATCTTTTAAACATGGAAAAGTATTTTGGATTAGAAGCTTCTCATGGTAACCGTAGGAGAAAACGATTCTCGCCTATTATAACGTCGCGTGGTTGTCCGGCGCAATGCACATTTTGTTCTGCTTATGCGGTTTGGGGCAGGGGTTTTCGCTACCGGTCAGCGGAAAATGTCATTCAGGAGCTTAAACGACTAAAACAAACATATGGTATCGAAGAGATAATGTTTGAAGATGATAACTTAACTTTAAATCCGAAGCGTGCAGAGGAGATATTTGATTTAATGATCAGTGAACATTTGAATATGGAATGGGATACTCCTAATGGCATTGCCGCATGGACACTTAATGAAAATCTTCTTGATAAGATGAAAGCAAGCGGCTGTCGTGGTTTAAATTTTGCTCTCGAATCCGGGAATCAGTATGTTTTAGACACAATTATTAAAAAGCCATTAAATCTTGGAAAGGTCAAGCCGCTCGTACGATATGCTAAAAGAATAGGTTTGGATGTTGGTATATTTTTAGTTGTTGGTATGCCCGGTGAAACCGAAGAACAGATATGGGATAGTTTTCGGATGGCAGCAGAACTGGGCATTTATACGCCTCATATTTCAATCGCAACACCATATCCTGGTTCAGAGCTGTATGACTTGTGTAAAGAAAGGCAATTATTTCGTCCAGATTTTTCTCTAGATGATCTTTATATCAGGAGCTTTTCAATATCAACAGATGGATTAGGTACCCAAAAGCTCAAAAAAATACTTGCGGACGGTCAGCAGTTTCTATTAATATCTTTTTTGAAAAATAAACCCTTCGTCTTTTTTAAGGTTTGTATGGTAAAATTATTAAGAAATCCGGGAGTTTTTATAAAAAAGATATTAAATTTTATCCGGTTAAAGGATTGGGCTAAATTGAGATGA
- a CDS encoding DegT/DnrJ/EryC1/StrS family aminotransferase encodes MKKNIRLSKSVVGLLEKKALSKVIDDSYLGMGSFVRDFEKSIEKYIGAGKAICVNSGTAALHLALMSIGLVPGDEVLVQSLTFVACFQAISAVGAVPVACEVIPETCMIDLKDAKKRITKRTKAIMPVHYASRTGNLEEVYRFAKEHGLRVIEDAAHAFGTVYKGKKVGSFGDVICFSFDGIKNITCGEGGAVVTKDAKVAEFVMDARLLGVHKDTEARYQGKRSWEFDVFHQGFRYHMSNLFAAIGLSQLKRFEKEFKPSRQKLAKKYHNELGLITDIELFPNDYDEIVPHIFPIKVINGKRDSLRQYLIDNNIECAAHYYPNHLLSYYGKQKVRLPVTEKIYSELLSLPLHPDITDKDQKYIIEKIKSFFTKK; translated from the coding sequence ATGAAAAAAAATATCAGGCTTTCAAAATCAGTGGTTGGTTTGTTAGAGAAAAAGGCATTAAGTAAAGTAATTGATGATTCTTATCTTGGGATGGGAAGTTTTGTCAGGGATTTTGAAAAGTCTATCGAAAAATATATCGGCGCAGGTAAAGCTATTTGTGTTAACTCCGGAACTGCCGCGTTACACCTTGCCCTGATGAGTATTGGCCTTGTTCCTGGTGATGAAGTTTTGGTACAATCGCTTACTTTTGTGGCTTGTTTTCAGGCAATAAGCGCTGTAGGAGCTGTCCCTGTAGCTTGTGAAGTTATACCGGAAACCTGTATGATAGATTTGAAAGACGCCAAAAAGCGAATTACTAAAAGAACTAAAGCAATTATGCCAGTTCATTATGCCAGCAGAACCGGTAATCTTGAAGAAGTCTATAGATTTGCAAAAGAACATGGGCTCAGGGTTATAGAAGATGCTGCGCATGCTTTTGGGACAGTATATAAAGGTAAAAAGGTCGGTTCATTTGGCGATGTAATTTGTTTTAGTTTTGATGGTATTAAGAATATCACTTGTGGTGAAGGAGGGGCAGTTGTAACTAAAGATGCAAAAGTAGCTGAATTTGTGATGGATGCCAGGCTTTTAGGCGTGCATAAAGATACCGAAGCCAGGTATCAAGGCAAAAGAAGCTGGGAGTTTGACGTATTCCATCAGGGGTTCCGTTATCATATGAGTAATTTATTTGCAGCTATCGGATTGAGCCAGCTTAAAAGGTTTGAGAAGGAATTTAAACCTTCTCGGCAGAAGTTAGCTAAGAAATACCATAATGAATTGGGTTTGATTACTGATATCGAGTTATTTCCGAATGATTATGATGAAATTGTGCCGCATATATTTCCGATAAAGGTTATAAATGGCAAGAGGGATAGCTTAAGACAGTATTTAATTGATAATAACATAGAATGCGCGGCACATTATTATCCCAATCATTTACTTAGCTACTATGGCAAACAAAAGGTGAGGTTACCAGTAACAGAGAAAATTTACAGTGAATTGCTTAGCCTACCGTTACATCCAGATATTACCGACAAGGATCAAAAGTATATAATAGAAAAGATAAAGAGTTTTTTTACTAAAAAATGA